From one Populus alba chromosome 17, ASM523922v2, whole genome shotgun sequence genomic stretch:
- the LOC118031776 gene encoding autophagy protein 5 translates to MMEAQKYVWEGAIPLQIHLHESEITSLPPPSPALILAPRIGYLPLLLPLIKPYFSSTLPPGQDTIWFDYKGLPLKWYIPTGVLFDLLCAQPERPWNLTVHFRGYPSNLLIPCEGEESVKWSFINSLKEADYIINGNCKNVMHMSQSDQVELWHSVMDGNLEKYIRASSKLKLGTVTTDEADMVGQVKAGKIPVRLYVWSVNEDFEDLEDAPEVDNWDQISYINRPLEIHKEGKHFTLHDALKNLLPEFFGGKSLINDEPCIEEGEDAQKVSSEDVGSSTGAEEGKEIFNQPVESCCNDAEIKLVRIQGIEPRMEIPFSWVVNSLKNPEHFLHICVCVKVPNLNAA, encoded by the exons ATGATGGAGGCACAGAAATACGTATGGGAAGGAGCAATTCCATTACAAATTCATCTCCATGAATCAGAAATAACAAGCCTTCCACCACCATCTCCAGCATTAATCTTAGCACCTAGAATTGGTTACTTACCTCTGCTTCTTCCTCTTATTAAGCCTTACTTCTCTTCTACTCTCCCTCCTGGACAAGACACTATTTGGTTTGATTACAAAGGATTGCCTCTAAAATG GTATATACCAACTGGGGTGCTTTTTGATCTTCTGTGTGCACAACCTGAAAGGCCTTGGAATTTGACG GTACATTTTAGAGGCTATCCTAGTAATTTGTTGATTCCTTGCGAAGGTGAAGAGTCTGTAAAGTGGAGCTTTATTAATTCACTGAAAGAG GCAGATTACATTATCAATGGAAATTGCAAGAATGTTATGCACATGTCTCAATCTGATCAAGTGGAGCTGTGGCATTCTGTCATGGATG GTAATTTGGAGAAATATATACGTGCATCTTCAAAGCTTAAACTTGGAACAGTCACCACTGATGAGGCAGATATGGTTGGACAAGTGAAGGCAG GTAAAATTCCAGTTAGATTGTATGTTTGGAGTGTTAATGAGGATTTTGAAGATCTGGAAGATGCACCAGAAGTTGATAACTGGGATCAAATTTCTTATATAAATCGTCCTCTCGAAATTCACAAAGAAG GAAAACATTTCACCCTTCACGATGCACTGAAAAATCTCCTGCCAGAATTTTTTGGGGGCAAATCCTTGATCAATGATGAACCATGCATAGAAGAAGGTGAAGATGCACAGAAGGTTTCATCAGAAGATGTAGGCAGCAGTACAGGAGCTGAAGAGGGGAAAGAAATCTTTAACCAACCTGTGGAGTCTTGCTGCAACGATGCTGAAATCAAACTCGTCCGCATCCAAGGGATTGAACCAAGGATGGAAATACCTTTCTCTTGGGTGGTGAACAGCCTAAAGAATCCTGAGCACTTTCTTCATATCTGTGTTTGTGTCAAAGTTCCAAATCTAAATGCTGCATGA
- the LOC118031773 gene encoding protein ALTERED XYLOGLUCAN 9 — MLIMLGGIQIGVLAACVVLFVPMGMAGYHLSRNRMLFFSGALFITLAVGVHLTPYFPSVSDFVSSVKSVVVYDNREDSCINLVNEVVWDVKPRLISSSGDGTVDYDKVWDWSKNGKVKGCDFEKLGRGDVKDLLNGSWVVVAGDSQARLTVQSLLSLILDEKRMGMIKGDLHKKHSDYEIVVDEIGMKLDFVWAPYVVNLTSLMMGFKQNRTYPDVLVMGAGLWHMLHVNNASDYDVALENLRSSVVSLLPFSPELDTDGPVTGSVSVRSPHLFWLGMPILINGMLNTEEKREKMNDEMCHAYDSALHNSRLLRRYGGPLLLLDIQSLSWNCGPQCTIDGMHYDGTVYEAAVHILLNALLIESHQKLGSS; from the coding sequence ATGCTAATTATGTTAGGTGGTATACAAATTGGAGTATTGGCAGCTTGTGTGGTGTTATTTGTGCCAATGGGAATGGCAGGTTATCATTTAAGCAGAAACAGGATGTTGTTTTTCAGTGGTGCCCTTTTCATTACACTTGCGGTAGGTGTTCATTTGACTCCTTATTTCCCTTCTGTTTCTGATTTTGTTAGTTCAGTTAAATCTGTTGTTGTTTATGATAATCGTGAGGATTCTTGTATTAATTTAGTTAATGAAGTTGTTTGGGATGTTAAACCTCGTCTTATTAGTAGTAGTGGTGATGGTACTGTTGATTATGACAAGGTATGGGATTGGTCTAAAAATGGGAAGGTGAAAGGTTGTGATTTTGAGAAGTTGGGGAGGGGAGATGTTAAGGATTTGCTTAATGGGTCATGGGTTGTTGTGGCAGGGGACTCGCAAGCGCGGTTGACTGTGCAATCTTTGTTAAGTTTGATTTTAGATGAGAAAAGGATGGGAATGATTAAGGGGGATTTGCATAAGAAGCATAGTGATTATGAGATTGTTGTGGATGAGATTGGTATGAAATTGGATTTTGTTTGGGCTCCGTATGTTGTTAATTTAACAAGTTTGATGATGGGGTTTAAGCAGAATAGAACTTACCCTGATGTTCTGGTGATGGGAGCAGGGTTGTGGCATATGCTTCATGTGAACAACGCATCAGATTATGATGTTGCATTGGAGAATTTGAGGAGTTCAGTGGTTTCCTTGCTGCCGTTTTCACCAGAATTGGATACGGATGGGCCTGTGACGGGTTCTGTGTCTGTTAGATCTCCTCATCTGTTTTGGCTTGGGATGCCAATTTTGATAAATGGGATGTTGAATACAGaggagaagagggagaagatGAATGATGAAATGTGTCATGCTTATGATAGTGCACTGCATAATAGTAGGCTCTTGCGCAGATATGGTGGTCCTCTTCTGCTGTTGGATATTCAATCGTTGAGTTGGAATTGTGGACCGCAGTGTACAATTGATGGGATGCATTATGATGGAACTGTTTATGAAGCTGCTGTTCATATTCTGTTAAATGCATTGCTTATTGAATCTCATCAGAAGCTTGGATCTtcatag